The Streptococcus toyakuensis genome has a window encoding:
- a CDS encoding phage upper tail fiber protein has protein sequence MVIMSNQVRKATDLPTLSNVSDGDVVLVHSGAGLKKVPVSTLKRTFTTPQSAISVATSNSNGIVRPDNQTTEVSNGVLKAKTATSGQTGVVRPDNSTITVDSSGVLRVNRSALGIPSTPSEVIANKFVNQNGNQQMKYWYGSKAQYEAVRTKDPNTIYDVYE, from the coding sequence ATGGTAATTATGAGTAACCAAGTTAGAAAAGCTACTGATTTGCCAACGTTATCCAACGTATCAGACGGAGATGTGGTGCTAGTTCATAGTGGGGCAGGATTGAAAAAAGTACCTGTATCCACTTTAAAACGAACATTTACAACACCGCAATCGGCTATATCAGTTGCTACATCAAACTCAAACGGTATCGTCAGACCGGATAATCAGACGACAGAGGTGTCAAATGGTGTGTTGAAAGCTAAGACTGCAACTAGTGGGCAGACTGGTGTGGTGCGACCTGATAACTCGACGATCACAGTCGATAGTTCGGGTGTCTTGCGAGTAAACAGGTCGGCGCTTGGAATTCCAAGTACACCGTCCGAAGTGATCGCGAATAAATTTGTAAACCAAAACGGAAACCAGCAAATGAAGTATTGGTATGGCTCAAAAGCCCAATATGAAGCAGTCAGAACTAAAGATCCCAATACAATCTATGATGTGTATGAGTAG
- a CDS encoding YmfQ family protein: MVKEVNLSEYVPDYYEGVKDMKELVRVENALFKDGTISLEQFIKNQFIMLCDVPTLTKFEEVYGIVAHADDTLDWRRERVLLRINMRPPFSWWFLIRKLDDLFGKGKYKASVDFANQVLLIESGAETSGLFRESVIFVNAIKPANMGYTHIPTVTEQFKLKERLFKTSVDFARAGYAVVGVTPFEYEGPQEEVLFND, encoded by the coding sequence ATGGTAAAAGAAGTAAACTTATCTGAATACGTTCCAGATTACTACGAGGGCGTCAAAGATATGAAAGAACTGGTTCGGGTTGAAAATGCTCTGTTTAAAGACGGAACTATATCGTTAGAGCAGTTCATCAAGAATCAGTTTATTATGCTCTGCGATGTCCCTACCTTAACGAAATTTGAAGAAGTCTACGGTATTGTTGCTCATGCCGACGATACGTTGGACTGGAGAAGAGAGCGTGTTTTGTTGCGGATCAATATGAGGCCACCATTTTCATGGTGGTTTTTAATTCGCAAATTAGACGACCTTTTCGGAAAAGGAAAGTACAAGGCTTCAGTAGATTTCGCTAATCAGGTCTTACTGATTGAGTCTGGAGCAGAAACGAGTGGACTTTTCAGGGAGTCGGTTATTTTCGTAAATGCAATCAAACCAGCAAATATGGGGTATACACATATCCCGACAGTAACAGAACAATTCAAGCTGAAAGAACGGTTATTCAAGACGTCAGTAGACTTTGCCAGAGCAGGTTATGCAGTTGTAGGCGTGACACCTTTTGAGTATGAAGGGCCACAAGAGGAGGTTTTATTCAATGATTAA
- a CDS encoding phage baseplate protein — protein sequence MAIGIFVEYKGQVTQLPVNPEELKTKNSANNESTTSIALGEITQMSFPKLSEVTFTSFFPRDTFRSYVLNKSGTPETYVRLLKKIMDGKEPCRLIISGVGINMLATVESFEQQRKAGIHEDVYYDITFKEYKMAKARFVKIEKKVSEEKKASQPQKEQAPSTKKEVTIGAKVLVNGQLHRDSYGEGPGQTESNATRLVNYINMKGSHPYHVTMLDGGWRGWVTADSVQVL from the coding sequence ATGGCGATTGGTATTTTCGTAGAGTACAAAGGTCAAGTCACACAACTTCCTGTCAATCCAGAGGAACTGAAAACGAAGAATAGCGCAAATAACGAGTCCACAACGAGTATTGCGCTAGGAGAAATAACCCAGATGAGTTTTCCTAAACTCTCTGAGGTTACTTTCACTTCATTCTTCCCTAGAGACACTTTCCGCTCTTATGTCCTGAATAAATCAGGAACGCCTGAAACCTATGTCCGACTCTTAAAGAAAATCATGGACGGGAAAGAACCTTGTCGCTTAATTATCTCTGGCGTGGGTATCAATATGCTTGCGACAGTTGAGAGTTTTGAGCAACAAAGAAAAGCTGGTATTCATGAGGATGTTTACTATGATATCACTTTCAAAGAGTACAAGATGGCCAAGGCTCGGTTTGTAAAAATCGAAAAGAAGGTATCAGAAGAGAAGAAAGCTAGTCAGCCTCAGAAAGAGCAAGCCCCTTCGACTAAGAAAGAAGTGACTATCGGTGCAAAGGTGCTCGTCAATGGGCAGTTGCATAGAGATAGCTACGGAGAAGGGCCTGGTCAAACCGAGTCAAACGCAACTAGACTTGTCAATTATATCAATATGAAAGGGTCGCATCCTTATCACGTTACTATGCTTGATGGCGGTTGGCGTGGTTGGGTTACTGCTGATTCGGTGCAAGTCCTATGA
- a CDS encoding DUF2577 domain-containing protein, producing the protein MAGELLARLLAQGVDDGTDRTDIVFGSVTSVSPLTIKVNNKLEIPESFLVLSPMVKELRTGDTEGDNKRWIVFRDLEAGDKVLMIKAQNGQLYYVLQRME; encoded by the coding sequence ATGGCAGGAGAGTTATTAGCACGACTTTTGGCGCAAGGAGTAGATGATGGGACAGATAGAACAGACATTGTTTTTGGCTCTGTCACATCTGTTTCTCCTTTAACAATCAAGGTTAATAATAAACTTGAAATCCCTGAGTCTTTTTTAGTTCTAAGTCCGATGGTTAAAGAACTACGCACTGGAGATACTGAAGGGGACAACAAGAGATGGATTGTTTTTCGTGATCTTGAAGCAGGAGACAAAGTCTTAATGATTAAAGCCCAGAACGGGCAATTGTACTACGTTTTACAAAGGATGGAGTGA
- a CDS encoding baseplate J/gp47 family protein: MIGDFLEKYTFDYLMNDALSRVNENIDTREGSIIYDALAPACYELAGFYLQLKNLLLDTFPQTAIGQYLDYKVEEFGLHRYPSKKAVRFAEFKNERKEGVQIALGSRFATIDDAALIYKVVRATDVVGKYEVECETTGVVGNRYYGNILPLENYRNLATAVLGEIVTSGQDEETDDELRKRFLIYVNEKPFGGNFIEYVQRVREIDGVGAVQVYPVWNGSGTVKVVVLDNDLNLASTETIKKVQNVLDPLEYTGKGVGLAPINHRVTVTTATRFPIDIEFKLELMTGYQLNQVKELVDKALDQYFLDLRKNWAQYSDVNTYSMKIYRSQLMAKLLTITGIANVDKMKLNNREADLALVFTGQLQQLPYKGTVRTV, translated from the coding sequence ATGATAGGTGATTTCTTAGAAAAATATACGTTTGATTATCTGATGAATGACGCTCTTTCTCGTGTCAATGAAAATATTGATACACGGGAAGGTTCTATCATCTATGACGCATTGGCGCCTGCTTGTTACGAGTTAGCTGGTTTTTATTTGCAGTTGAAAAACCTACTGCTAGATACATTTCCACAGACTGCTATTGGCCAATACCTAGACTACAAGGTTGAAGAGTTCGGTCTACATCGTTATCCGTCAAAAAAAGCGGTACGCTTTGCGGAGTTTAAAAATGAGAGAAAAGAAGGCGTACAAATCGCTCTAGGTTCTCGTTTTGCGACAATTGACGATGCTGCACTCATCTACAAGGTAGTTCGTGCAACAGATGTAGTAGGCAAGTATGAAGTAGAGTGTGAGACGACTGGCGTTGTCGGAAATCGCTACTATGGCAATATCTTGCCCTTGGAGAACTACAGAAACCTAGCTACTGCTGTCTTAGGGGAAATCGTTACATCTGGCCAAGATGAAGAAACTGACGATGAATTGAGGAAGCGTTTCTTGATTTACGTCAATGAGAAGCCGTTTGGCGGTAACTTCATCGAGTACGTTCAGCGTGTCCGTGAAATTGACGGTGTTGGCGCAGTTCAGGTTTATCCAGTTTGGAATGGCTCAGGGACGGTTAAAGTAGTTGTTTTAGACAACGACTTAAACTTGGCATCTACCGAGACAATCAAGAAGGTGCAAAATGTTCTGGATCCACTAGAATATACTGGAAAAGGCGTTGGACTTGCTCCTATCAATCATCGTGTGACGGTTACGACCGCGACACGCTTCCCGATTGATATTGAGTTTAAACTTGAGTTGATGACAGGATATCAGCTAAATCAAGTAAAAGAACTGGTAGACAAGGCTCTAGACCAGTATTTCTTAGACTTAAGAAAGAACTGGGCGCAATACTCAGATGTCAACACCTACAGCATGAAAATCTATCGCTCGCAGTTAATGGCCAAGTTACTGACCATTACAGGTATCGCAAACGTTGATAAGATGAAATTAAACAACCGTGAAGCTGATTTAGCACTTGTTTTTACAGGACAATTACAACAATTGCCGTATAAAGGAACAGTGAGGACGGTTTAA
- a CDS encoding tape measure protein encodes MTTLMQTLALRDNFSSPLNRINSTINRTIAKFGDLDRRVKKMTQTATIKVKADMPKNLTAPKATSPVAPKMAPPIAPKLPPTGPLVGGLGVATSMLGRMTSISRALNFMVAIQALRQMANLMSGLIKSGDDYIQTMARLKTIEDGSKTGQELQDSIMAAAQRSRTGFGIMADSVAKLRSQAGEAFKSNDEAIAFAEQLNKLYKIGGASLEQQKAGTLQITQALASGVLRGDEFNSMMENAPLVAQKLARHLGVSVGQLRAMAKDGQLTGDTLKNALLGSAVETNAEFAKMPMTFADMMTQVGNVASYAFQPLIQAWQEFINSTAGQNFMAGLETAMFAIGQIALWLFNLFVAGWNWVTENINIVMTALTLLAAVALIAGVAMFVAGLMAGAPWAWLMLILIGVIGIALLIGTALNAMGISFLDVAAAIVAAFVFVGTVVYDIIMFVINLVMYMIAPIVNIFIGIYNIGVAIAEFLRNVFKHPIYSIRKLFYNLVRTVLDYFASFVDGVVNVAQSIGNAFIAGANMAIKAINWIIDALNKIPGVNLGKVGEMGYMSNDGSFANGIRAMGEMFNPGEAPDDYESFDGMRANMMTPGGLWDGMTNPFSTAGNAFSGTKAFGQGVGDAMQDFADKMKGQDELASKFDQMNQTPAGAGAPSGGAGGLGDKLGKGKNIGNVGKIEDEVKLKDEDIKMMRDVAERKYIIDYQVLTPQVSVNYESKNSATEQDIDDLVGKIEDKIVGLVDSDLGIA; translated from the coding sequence ATGACTACATTAATGCAAACACTAGCGCTTAGAGATAATTTCTCAAGCCCTTTAAATCGAATTAACAGTACGATTAACAGGACTATTGCTAAGTTCGGAGATTTGGACAGACGTGTTAAGAAAATGACACAGACTGCAACGATTAAAGTTAAAGCAGATATGCCTAAGAATTTAACTGCACCTAAAGCTACTAGCCCTGTAGCGCCTAAAATGGCACCACCTATCGCTCCTAAACTTCCTCCAACTGGGCCTCTTGTTGGTGGCTTAGGCGTTGCTACATCCATGCTTGGTCGAATGACTTCTATTTCTCGCGCTTTGAATTTCATGGTTGCTATTCAAGCTTTGAGGCAAATGGCCAATTTAATGAGTGGTCTGATTAAGTCAGGCGATGATTATATTCAGACCATGGCAAGGCTTAAGACGATAGAAGATGGATCTAAGACAGGCCAAGAACTTCAAGATAGTATCATGGCAGCAGCACAACGCTCAAGGACTGGCTTCGGTATCATGGCAGACTCAGTGGCTAAACTACGTTCACAAGCTGGAGAAGCTTTTAAGAGCAATGATGAAGCTATTGCATTCGCTGAACAGTTGAATAAACTTTATAAAATCGGTGGTGCTAGTTTAGAGCAACAAAAAGCAGGGACGCTTCAAATCACACAGGCACTTGCTTCAGGGGTTCTTCGTGGTGATGAGTTTAACTCTATGATGGAGAACGCTCCGCTTGTTGCCCAAAAACTAGCTAGACACCTTGGTGTCAGCGTCGGGCAACTACGGGCAATGGCTAAAGATGGCCAATTAACCGGAGATACTCTTAAGAACGCTTTGCTTGGTTCAGCAGTTGAAACAAACGCTGAATTTGCGAAAATGCCGATGACCTTTGCCGACATGATGACTCAGGTTGGTAACGTTGCCTCATACGCATTTCAGCCTTTGATTCAAGCATGGCAAGAGTTTATTAATAGTACCGCTGGACAAAACTTCATGGCAGGTTTAGAGACCGCTATGTTTGCGATTGGCCAGATAGCTCTGTGGCTCTTTAATCTCTTCGTTGCAGGCTGGAACTGGGTTACTGAGAACATCAATATAGTCATGACTGCATTAACACTTCTTGCGGCAGTTGCTCTTATAGCAGGTGTTGCAATGTTTGTAGCGGGTTTGATGGCAGGAGCACCTTGGGCTTGGCTGATGCTGATACTGATAGGTGTAATTGGAATCGCGCTATTAATCGGTACAGCTCTAAACGCTATGGGGATTTCATTCTTAGACGTTGCAGCTGCTATTGTTGCAGCCTTTGTCTTTGTCGGAACGGTAGTTTATGACATTATTATGTTCGTTATTAATCTTGTTATGTATATGATTGCACCGATTGTAAACATCTTCATAGGTATTTACAACATTGGTGTAGCAATTGCAGAGTTTTTGAGAAATGTTTTTAAGCACCCGATATATTCCATCAGAAAGTTATTTTATAATCTTGTTCGAACTGTATTAGATTATTTTGCTTCGTTTGTTGATGGGGTAGTAAATGTAGCACAATCTATCGGTAATGCTTTTATAGCTGGTGCAAACATGGCTATTAAGGCTATTAACTGGATTATTGACGCTTTAAATAAAATACCAGGAGTGAATCTAGGAAAAGTTGGCGAAATGGGCTATATGTCTAATGACGGTAGTTTTGCCAATGGTATTCGTGCGATGGGAGAGATGTTTAATCCGGGAGAGGCTCCTGATGATTATGAATCTTTTGATGGCATGCGTGCTAACATGATGACTCCAGGCGGTTTGTGGGATGGGATGACAAATCCTTTCTCAACTGCTGGCAATGCTTTTAGTGGTACCAAGGCTTTTGGTCAAGGTGTTGGTGATGCCATGCAAGACTTCGCTGATAAGATGAAAGGTCAAGACGAACTTGCTTCTAAGTTTGACCAAATGAACCAAACACCAGCAGGAGCAGGTGCTCCTTCTGGTGGTGCTGGTGGTCTTGGCGACAAGCTAGGCAAAGGCAAGAACATTGGTAACGTCGGTAAGATTGAAGATGAAGTCAAGCTGAAAGACGAAGATATCAAGATGATGCGTGATGTCGCAGAACGTAAGTATATCATTGATTACCAAGTTCTAACACCTCAAGTTAGCGTAAATTACGAGTCTAAAAATAGTGCTACTGAGCAGGATATCGATGATTTAGTTGGTAAGATTGAAGATAAGATTGTCGGTTTGGTCGATAGCGACCTAGGAATTGCGTAG
- a CDS encoding phage tail assembly chaperone, with protein sequence MAISDFLLENVQRDATKEVTLERFKSPFVIRSIDESLNDTLKKRATIKKKNRQGVTIPEFNNERYIDSLMVACVVTPDLKDAQLQESYHTVGDEAATLKTMLKIGEYNRLMQEIQSLNGFDEDINDLVEEAKND encoded by the coding sequence ATGGCAATTTCAGACTTTTTACTAGAAAACGTTCAACGAGATGCAACTAAAGAAGTGACACTAGAACGTTTCAAATCTCCTTTTGTCATTCGTAGTATTGACGAAAGCTTAAACGATACGTTGAAGAAACGTGCAACAATCAAGAAGAAAAATCGTCAAGGCGTGACTATTCCTGAGTTTAACAATGAGAGATACATTGACTCATTGATGGTAGCCTGCGTTGTTACCCCAGACTTAAAAGATGCTCAACTGCAAGAGTCTTATCACACAGTTGGAGATGAAGCAGCAACTTTGAAAACTATGTTGAAGATCGGGGAATATAATCGACTTATGCAAGAAATTCAGTCACTTAACGGCTTTGATGAAGACATCAATGATCTTGTTGAAGAAGCAAAAAACGACTAG
- a CDS encoding XkdQ/YqbQ family protein, giving the protein MEFLIQDVNDGKVFDITELVGGVKWETSIDFQPGKLEFDMIIDSQVACNFGDVIRFKVDDKGIFYGKVFKKKRKSAKKWSVTAYDRMRYLKNTDTIVFEASKSHEIFSKICEISELEYKVVDEGNWTCPEKIEDKKTYFAMIQNALDLTLIHGGMWYIIRDNFGTVEHIALNSLITDLVIGDDSVATDFDYEGSIDDSFNYVKLTKDNKESKKREVYVVKDSKNVALWGKLQYHEKVDEKMNESQIQQKAELLLKAKNHPKKTFKVPCLGHLGISAGNSVVLDFADLESEGIKKNSLGIISKCTHKWDKVHTMDLELRTLE; this is encoded by the coding sequence ATGGAATTTCTGATTCAAGATGTGAATGACGGTAAAGTCTTTGATATCACTGAGTTGGTCGGAGGTGTCAAATGGGAAACCAGTATTGATTTTCAGCCGGGAAAACTTGAGTTTGATATGATTATAGACTCACAGGTTGCTTGTAACTTTGGGGATGTCATTCGCTTCAAGGTGGATGATAAGGGTATTTTTTACGGCAAAGTTTTCAAGAAAAAGCGGAAATCAGCCAAGAAATGGTCGGTTACTGCTTATGACAGAATGAGGTATCTGAAAAACACAGACACAATCGTGTTTGAAGCCTCTAAGAGTCATGAAATCTTTAGTAAGATTTGCGAAATATCAGAACTTGAGTACAAAGTTGTTGATGAAGGTAACTGGACGTGCCCGGAGAAAATCGAAGATAAGAAAACTTATTTTGCGATGATCCAGAACGCTTTGGACTTAACGTTGATTCATGGTGGTATGTGGTACATCATTAGAGATAACTTTGGTACAGTCGAGCATATAGCCTTAAATTCGCTGATTACTGACTTAGTGATTGGCGATGATAGCGTGGCTACAGATTTTGACTATGAAGGCTCTATCGATGATAGTTTCAACTATGTGAAACTGACTAAAGACAACAAGGAGAGTAAGAAGCGTGAAGTGTACGTCGTGAAAGACTCTAAAAATGTCGCTCTTTGGGGCAAGTTGCAGTACCACGAAAAAGTGGATGAAAAGATGAATGAGAGTCAGATTCAACAGAAGGCTGAACTCTTATTGAAAGCTAAAAATCATCCTAAAAAGACTTTTAAAGTTCCTTGCTTAGGACATCTTGGCATTAGTGCAGGCAACAGTGTTGTACTGGATTTTGCTGATTTAGAGTCTGAAGGGATTAAGAAGAACAGCCTTGGTATTATCTCTAAATGTACCCATAAGTGGGACAAGGTGCATACAATGGATTTAGAATTGAGGACGCTGGAATAA
- a CDS encoding N-acetylmuramoyl-L-alanine amidase family protein codes for MSKKQEMIQFFIDKANAGDGVDNDGAYGFQCADVPCYGLRNWYGVTLWGNAYDLLESARSQGLKVVYDADYPKAGWFFVKSYVASDGVNYGHTGLVYEDSDGYTIKTIEQNIDGNWDYLEVGGPCRYNERSVDEIVGYIVPPEEVEIGWQQNQYGWWWVREDGSYPTDKWEKINDVWYYFDEKGFMKRSTWLNYKDAWYWFTDSGSMATGWARINNAWYYFDEDGKMVTGWIKHKLTWYYLDRKNGNMVSNAFIQSADGTGWYYIKPDGTMADKPEFTVEPDGLITVK; via the coding sequence ATGTCTAAAAAACAGGAAATGATTCAATTCTTCATCGACAAGGCTAACGCAGGCGATGGAGTAGATAATGATGGAGCTTATGGCTTCCAGTGTGCCGATGTGCCTTGTTATGGGTTGCGTAATTGGTATGGTGTGACTCTTTGGGGTAACGCTTATGACTTACTTGAGTCAGCACGTTCACAAGGCCTAAAAGTAGTGTATGACGCTGACTATCCAAAGGCAGGTTGGTTTTTCGTAAAATCGTACGTAGCTAGCGACGGTGTCAATTACGGCCATACAGGGCTTGTCTATGAGGACTCAGACGGATATACCATCAAGACGATTGAGCAGAACATAGATGGAAACTGGGACTACCTCGAAGTAGGTGGCCCTTGTCGCTACAATGAGCGTTCTGTCGATGAAATCGTTGGGTATATCGTGCCGCCTGAAGAAGTCGAAATCGGCTGGCAACAAAACCAGTACGGCTGGTGGTGGGTTCGTGAAGACGGCTCTTATCCAACTGACAAGTGGGAGAAAATCAATGATGTTTGGTACTATTTCGACGAAAAAGGATTCATGAAACGTAGTACCTGGTTGAACTACAAGGACGCTTGGTACTGGTTCACGGATTCAGGATCTATGGCAACTGGCTGGGCTCGTATCAACAACGCTTGGTATTACTTCGATGAAGACGGCAAGATGGTCACTGGTTGGATTAAGCACAAGTTGACTTGGTACTATCTTGACCGTAAGAACGGAAACATGGTATCAAATGCCTTTATCCAGTCCGCAGACGGAACAGGCTGGTATTACATTAAACCAGACGGAACAATGGCAGACAAGCCAGAATTCACAGTAGAGCCAGATGGCTTGATTACAGTTAAATAA
- a CDS encoding phage tail tube protein, whose translation MAFLKGRDVISGQEGTAFIHIDGRNEFMFYIKELEATVKKNKEEVRTLNKRGTQVKATGFKGEGKMTIYGVTSTFKEMMLDYMKNGRDTFFDIQVTNDDATSSIGRQTTILRECNLDEVVMGQLKVEEDFLEEEVNFTFEDVDILEKFNAPKLG comes from the coding sequence ATGGCTTTTTTAAAAGGTCGTGACGTAATCAGCGGTCAGGAAGGTACCGCTTTTATTCACATCGACGGAAGAAACGAGTTCATGTTCTATATCAAGGAACTTGAAGCGACAGTTAAGAAAAACAAAGAAGAAGTCCGCACCCTTAACAAACGTGGTACGCAAGTAAAAGCGACTGGTTTCAAGGGAGAAGGTAAGATGACTATCTACGGTGTAACTTCAACATTCAAGGAAATGATGTTGGACTACATGAAGAATGGTCGGGATACATTCTTTGATATCCAAGTGACCAATGACGATGCGACAAGTTCAATCGGTCGTCAAACAACTATCTTGCGTGAATGTAACCTTGATGAAGTTGTGATGGGTCAACTAAAAGTTGAGGAAGATTTCTTGGAAGAAGAAGTCAACTTTACTTTTGAAGATGTGGATATCTTAGAAAAATTTAATGCGCCTAAATTAGGTTAG
- a CDS encoding phage upper tail fiber protein, with translation MNNLENLAKAIGKDIKAIKEDSELKDREVQERLGSLESRPRVNPETLVTKAELEEKGYLTSHQDLSTYAQKWELYNDIPIKARISALENRPSFDNLTSSQRESLKGENGHSLNASVRIEGSYKNGSTSQLNLFADVFYDGEAVTSGYTLDYYYRGFGNNNWGVLRNQTPDPAGKFGTWSATRRSGGWFEVRIEVNYRGLKASAFTHLDNINDGERGATGAPGQNIVNQNGSQALNYWAGTQEQYDALPTKDPNTIYDIFK, from the coding sequence ATGAATAACCTTGAAAATCTAGCAAAAGCAATTGGTAAGGATATCAAGGCGATCAAAGAAGATTCAGAGTTAAAGGATAGGGAAGTCCAGGAAAGACTGGGCTCCCTTGAGAGTAGACCGAGAGTCAATCCAGAAACCCTCGTTACAAAAGCGGAGCTGGAAGAGAAAGGCTACTTGACCTCCCACCAAGACTTGTCTACTTATGCCCAAAAATGGGAGTTGTACAATGATATCCCCATCAAGGCTAGGATTTCCGCCTTGGAAAATCGTCCATCATTTGACAATCTGACCTCCAGCCAGAGAGAAAGCTTAAAAGGGGAAAATGGGCATAGTTTGAATGCCAGCGTTCGTATTGAGGGTTCTTATAAGAATGGCTCTACTAGCCAATTGAATCTGTTTGCGGATGTATTCTACGATGGCGAAGCAGTCACGAGTGGTTATACTCTTGATTACTACTACCGTGGCTTTGGAAATAACAACTGGGGGGTGTTGAGAAATCAGACTCCTGATCCAGCTGGGAAATTTGGAACCTGGAGTGCTACCCGGCGCTCTGGTGGTTGGTTCGAAGTCCGTATTGAAGTGAATTATAGAGGTTTAAAAGCCTCTGCTTTCACTCATTTGGATAATATCAACGATGGCGAACGAGGCGCAACGGGGGCACCTGGTCAGAACATTGTCAATCAGAACGGCTCGCAGGCACTCAACTATTGGGCAGGTACGCAAGAGCAGTACGATGCTCTTCCAACCAAAGACCCTAACACGATTTACGATATTTTTAAGTAG
- a CDS encoding phage holin — MTQFNEFIIAFATGFLAVAVGGIVKAVKDYLLRKGGEKAVIIAEILAKNAVHAVEQVATETGYKGDEKLAQARAKISAELTKYNISMTNKDLDTFVESAVKQMNDAWRE; from the coding sequence ATGACACAATTTAACGAATTTATCATCGCTTTTGCGACAGGATTTTTAGCAGTAGCAGTAGGCGGTATCGTGAAAGCAGTGAAAGACTATCTTTTGCGAAAAGGTGGAGAAAAAGCGGTTATTATCGCTGAAATCCTAGCCAAGAACGCAGTTCATGCCGTGGAGCAGGTAGCTACTGAAACTGGCTACAAGGGAGATGAAAAGCTGGCACAGGCTCGCGCTAAAATTAGTGCAGAGCTGACCAAATATAACATCAGCATGACGAACAAAGACTTGGATACCTTTGTAGAGTCAGCAGTGAAGCAGATGAATGACGCTTGGAGGGAGTAA
- a CDS encoding DUF2634 domain-containing protein gives MVDIRNIEEVVLPSYTYQVKNGRIHGYIDGLEAMRQAVEKILLTERFEWVIYSSNYGVELERLIGKPYDFVKADLERTISQALLVDTRIKSVQNFFIEQQTKDSLLCVFEVHTISGLFKVEKEVTLINDR, from the coding sequence ATGGTAGATATACGAAACATTGAAGAAGTTGTTTTGCCATCCTACACTTATCAAGTGAAAAATGGCAGAATACACGGATATATTGACGGATTAGAAGCCATGAGGCAAGCAGTTGAAAAGATTTTGCTTACAGAACGGTTTGAGTGGGTTATTTACTCTTCGAACTACGGAGTAGAATTGGAGCGTTTGATAGGAAAGCCTTATGATTTTGTAAAAGCTGACCTTGAGAGAACAATTTCTCAAGCCTTGTTAGTTGATACAAGAATTAAAAGTGTCCAAAATTTCTTCATCGAGCAGCAAACCAAGGACAGCTTGCTTTGTGTCTTTGAAGTCCATACTATATCCGGTTTATTTAAAGTCGAAAAGGAGGTGACGCTGATTAATGATAGGTGA